In Malania oleifera isolate guangnan ecotype guangnan chromosome 8, ASM2987363v1, whole genome shotgun sequence, a single window of DNA contains:
- the LOC131162497 gene encoding VIN3-like protein 2, with protein MRNPEQRVSEMELFSDFVLDPAKSSQLSLEEKRGLVRVIAQWSNEAPQLLHSWTRRELLEIICAEMGKERKYSGFTKLKMIQHLLKLVSEKSKRNNGEYSPTFSPANIQNGSKRPRKDEHTVKLSGDPHCVPLDNTEKLLCRNLACRATLSPEDAFCKRCSCCICHQYDDNKDPSLWLICSSDLPGEGDSCGMSCHLTCALRHDRAGIMKDGCCTKLDGYFYCVSCGKIKGLMRTWRKQLLVAKEARRVDVLCLRVFLSYQILNGTDKYKELNEIVESAMKKLRHEVGPLDQVCIKMARGIVNRLSCGAEVQKLCASAVEAFDSMHAAPSPDSIDQREHTKCKIQFEECSPTSVIIVLEYEDNLLEELLGCKLWHRKSTVQDYPEQPTYIVLRPERRFKIIDLDPSSEYFCKVSLFSSMRILGTWEAKWISTALSGSTLSIFNEHEKEESSLQAQKHSQLDSKDSRNNELVSRDHRPKIQDGINKNKNEGFNLLPPSIKDVPLTCPLSISPLMPCKMDGAEEAFGSGIKQDSNYEYSVRAIKLLELEGHIDNEFRVKFLTWFSLKATMQDRRIVSVFVDTFMDDAPSLAGQLIDAFTDKICSGLKPVSQNGFCT; from the exons ATGAGAAACCCAGAACAAAGAGTTTCAGAAATGGAGCTGTTTTCag ATTTTGTACTTGACCCTGCAAAATCTAGTCAGCTAAGCTTGGAAGAGAAACGAGGGCTAGTTCGTGTTATTGCCCAATGGTCAAACGAGGCTCCACAGCTTCTTCACTCATGGACCCGCAGAGAGCTTCTTGAAATTATTTGTGCTGAAATGGGTAAAGAGAGAAAGTACAGTGGCTTTACAAAACTTAAAATGATACAGCACCTCCTAAAGTTAGTTTCTGAGAAGTCCAAAAGGAATAATGGTGAGTATTCTCCCACCTTTTCTCCTGCCAATATCCAAAATGGATCCAAAAGGCCTCGGAAGGATGAACACACTGTTAAACTATCTGGTGACCCACACTGTGTTCCTCTGGATAACACTGAAAAACTACTTTGTCGGAATCTTGCATGCAGAGCCACTTTAAGTCCGGAAGATGCTTTTTGCAAGAGATGTTCTTGCTGTATCTGTCATCAGTATGATGATAACAAGGATCCTAGTCTCTGGTTGATCTGCAGTTCTGATCTTCCAGGGGAGGGTGACTCATGTGGCATGTCATGTCATCTTACATGTGCTCTAAGGCATGATAGAGCTGGAATTATGAAGGATGGCTGCTGTACAAAGTTGGATGGATATTTCTATTGCGTTTCTTGTGGAAAGATAAAGGGACTGATGAG AACCTGGAGAAAACAGTTGTTGGTTGCCAAGGAGGCTAGGAGAGTAGATGTACTGTGTCTACGAGTTTTTCTAAGCTACCAGATTCTTAATGGAACTGATAAATACAAAGAACTTAATGAGATTGTGGAGAGTGCCATGAAGAAACTTAGGCATGAAGTTGGGCCTCTTGATCAAGTGTGCATAAAGATGGCACGGGGCATTGTCAACAGGCTCTCTTGTGGTGCTGAGGTTCAGAAATTGTGTGCTTCTGCAGTGGAAGCTTTTGATTCTATGCATGCTGCTCCTAGCCCTGATTCTATAGATCAGAGAGAACACACAA AGTGCAAGATCCAATTTGAAGAATGTTCCCCAACCTCGGTAATTATTGTACTTGAATATGAAGATAATCTCCTAGAAGAATTGTTGGGCTGCAAGCTGTGGCATCGAAAGTCTACTGTGCAGGATTATCCAGAACAACCCACTTACATTGTACTGAGGCCAGAGAGAAGGTTCAAGATTATTGATCTCGATCCTTCAAGCGAGTATTTCTGTAAAGTGTCTCTGTTTAGCAGCATGAGAATTTTGGGCACTTGGGAAGCTAAATGGATCTCAACTGCATTAAGTGGAAGCACTTTATCGATTTTTAATGAGCATGAAAAGGaagaaagttctttgcaagcacAAAAGCATTCTCAATTGGATTCCAAAGATTCAAGAAACAATGAACTAGTGTCCAGGGACCACCGCCCAAAGATTCAAGATGgcatcaacaagaacaagaatgAAGGATTTAACTTATTGCCTCCTTCCATTAAGGATGTTCCTTTAACATGTCCACTGTCAATTTCTCCTCTCATGCCATGCAAAATGGATGGAGCAGAGGAAGCATTTGGTTCGGGTATAAAGCAAGACAGTAACTATGAATATTCTGTGAGAGCAATTAAATTGTTGGAGCTTGAAGGGCACATAGATAACGAATTCAGAGTTAAATTTCTGACTTGGTTCAGCTTGAAAGCAACAATGCAGGATAGAAGGATAGTGAGTGTTTTTGTTGACACTTTCATGGATGACGCCCCAAGCTTGGCTGGACAGCTTATTGATGCATTCACTGATAAGATTTGCAGTGGACTGAAACCAGTTTCTCAGAATGGGTTCTGCACCTAG